In Polynucleobacter ibericus, a genomic segment contains:
- a CDS encoding ammonium transporter, producing MLTWMKRLVAGSAVALAIGATGVMVTSPAHADEVKKPAVTAPAATPAAAEPAPVLCSEKCNKADTAWLLVCTALVILMTLPGLALFYGGLTRSKNILSVLVQCMFIFSLVTVLWSLYGYSFAFSEGGAFIGGLDRLFLQGMNPDSVAATFSKGVVIPEFVFMAFQAAFATITCCLIVGAFAERAKFSAIILFVILWFTFSYLPIAHMVWFWPGPDDIKDAASLEAITARAGWLWQKGVLDFAGGTVVHINAAIAGLVGSYVVGKRLGYGKEAMKPHNLVFVMIGASLLWFGWFGFNAGSALEANGSAVLAFVNTLLATAAAVLGWSFAEWITKGKPSMLGAASGCVAGLVAITPAAGFVGPMGALIIGVAAGVVCLWGVSGLKKILGSDDSLDVFGVHGVGGILGAILTGVFADPALGGTGIWDYVANAVAPDYSIASQLWIQSQGVIVTLIWSGVVSFIAFKLVDIVIGLRVKEEEEREGLDISSHGETAYES from the coding sequence ATGTTAACTTGGATGAAACGACTCGTTGCTGGTAGTGCTGTGGCCTTGGCCATTGGCGCTACTGGTGTAATGGTTACTTCGCCAGCCCATGCTGATGAAGTAAAAAAACCAGCGGTAACTGCTCCTGCAGCAACTCCTGCTGCGGCAGAGCCTGCTCCAGTCCTTTGCTCTGAAAAGTGCAATAAAGCTGATACAGCTTGGTTGCTAGTGTGTACTGCATTAGTAATCCTGATGACTTTGCCTGGTTTGGCTTTGTTCTACGGCGGTTTAACACGAAGCAAAAACATTCTCTCTGTACTCGTACAGTGCATGTTTATCTTCTCATTAGTAACCGTCTTATGGTCTCTGTATGGCTATAGCTTTGCATTTAGCGAAGGCGGTGCATTTATTGGTGGATTAGATCGCTTGTTCTTGCAGGGCATGAATCCAGATTCAGTAGCGGCAACCTTTAGTAAGGGCGTTGTGATTCCTGAATTTGTATTTATGGCTTTCCAAGCAGCATTTGCGACGATTACTTGCTGCTTGATCGTTGGTGCGTTTGCTGAGCGTGCAAAGTTTTCTGCAATCATTTTGTTTGTGATTCTCTGGTTCACTTTCAGTTACTTGCCAATCGCTCATATGGTTTGGTTCTGGCCTGGTCCTGACGACATCAAAGATGCAGCATCACTCGAAGCAATTACTGCGCGTGCAGGTTGGTTGTGGCAGAAGGGTGTTCTCGACTTTGCCGGCGGTACTGTTGTGCACATCAATGCTGCGATCGCAGGCTTGGTAGGCTCATATGTAGTTGGTAAGCGTTTGGGTTACGGTAAGGAAGCAATGAAGCCACATAACTTGGTATTCGTCATGATTGGCGCATCACTCTTGTGGTTTGGTTGGTTTGGCTTTAATGCAGGTTCAGCTCTCGAAGCAAATGGCAGCGCAGTATTGGCTTTCGTAAATACATTATTGGCAACAGCTGCCGCAGTATTGGGTTGGTCATTTGCTGAGTGGATTACAAAAGGCAAGCCTTCTATGTTGGGCGCTGCTTCAGGATGCGTAGCAGGTTTGGTTGCTATTACTCCTGCGGCTGGATTTGTTGGCCCAATGGGCGCACTCATCATCGGTGTTGCTGCTGGCGTAGTTTGCTTATGGGGTGTTTCTGGTCTCAAGAAGATTTTGGGTTCAGATGACAGCTTGGACGTCTTTGGTGTGCACGGTGTTGGCGGTATCTTGGGCGCAATCTTGACCGGCGTATTTGCTGATCCAGCATTGGGCGGAACAGGTATCTGGGACTATGTAGCCAATGCTGTTGCCCCTGATTACTCCATCGCTAGTCAGCTGTGGATCCAAAGCCAAGGCGTGATTGTGACTTTAATTTGGTCCGGCGTAGTTTCATTTATCGCCTTCAAATTGGTCGATATCGTGATTGGTTTGCGCGTCAAGGAAGAGGAAGAGCGCGAAGGCTTGGATATCAGCTCACACGGTGAGACTGCCTACGAGTCTTAA
- a CDS encoding P-II family nitrogen regulator — protein MKLITAIIKPFKLDEVREALSEVGVSGITVTEVKGFGRQKGHTELYRGAEYVVDFLPKVKIEAAVEDGILERAIEAIEKSARTGKIGDGKIFVSPVEHVIRIRTGETGASAL, from the coding sequence ATGAAATTAATTACCGCAATCATCAAGCCATTCAAGCTTGACGAAGTGCGCGAAGCTCTCTCGGAAGTGGGAGTTTCGGGCATTACCGTCACTGAAGTTAAGGGCTTTGGCCGTCAAAAAGGTCATACCGAGTTATATCGCGGTGCTGAGTATGTTGTCGACTTTTTACCTAAAGTAAAAATCGAAGCTGCTGTTGAAGATGGCATCTTGGAGCGTGCGATTGAAGCGATTGAAAAATCTGCACGTACAGGCAAGATTGGTGATGGCAAGATTTTTGTCTCACCAGTTGAGCACGTCATTCGTATTCGTACCGGTGAAACCGGTGCGTCAGCACTTTAA
- a CDS encoding TorF family putative porin has product MKTIQKTAIALAASGLFATAAFAQTAPAAAPEAPEVSPITANVTVTNDYRFRGITQTNYQPAIQGGFDYAHESGFYIGNWNSSINWVSNTTNNGVKAPIEMDFYGGFKKELIAEGFASDFGVLQYYYPQTGGNYNGMMLNPNTTELYAAQNFTFGPVTGFVKVNYSLTNIFGVPNSTGSVYPDLTANYDTGIWGISLNGHIGYQYVAGQPVTSGVLLQPQNNLSYTDFKVGATKDFGGGLSLSAAYVSTNANPNWWNTWSSTTTNLQTSSAGRPGAVVSLTKVF; this is encoded by the coding sequence ATGAAAACAATTCAAAAGACAGCCATCGCTCTAGCAGCCTCTGGTTTATTTGCAACTGCAGCATTTGCACAAACTGCTCCAGCTGCTGCCCCAGAGGCTCCTGAAGTTAGCCCAATTACAGCAAACGTGACAGTCACTAATGACTACCGCTTTCGTGGTATCACCCAAACAAATTATCAGCCTGCTATACAAGGCGGCTTTGATTATGCTCATGAGAGCGGTTTCTACATCGGTAACTGGAACAGTTCGATCAACTGGGTATCTAACACTACAAACAATGGTGTTAAAGCTCCGATCGAGATGGACTTCTATGGTGGTTTTAAGAAAGAGTTGATTGCTGAAGGCTTCGCCTCTGACTTTGGTGTACTGCAGTACTACTATCCACAAACTGGCGGTAACTATAACGGCATGATGTTGAATCCAAACACAACAGAACTGTATGCCGCTCAAAACTTTACCTTTGGTCCGGTTACTGGTTTTGTTAAGGTGAACTATTCATTAACCAATATCTTTGGTGTCCCGAACAGTACAGGTTCTGTGTATCCAGACCTCACAGCTAACTATGACACTGGTATTTGGGGTATTAGCTTGAATGGACATATTGGTTACCAGTATGTTGCTGGTCAGCCAGTGACAAGTGGTGTATTGCTCCAGCCACAAAACAATCTTAGCTATACAGACTTTAAAGTTGGTGCAACTAAAGACTTTGGTGGCGGCTTATCTCTCTCAGCCGCTTATGTGAGCACCAATGCAAATCCTAATTGGTGGAACACATGGTCAAGCACAACAACTAACCTGCAAACAAGCTCAGCTGGTCGTCCAGGTGCTGTAGTTTCTCTCACAAAAGTATTTTAA
- a CDS encoding accessory factor UbiK family protein codes for MQKPGEILEQIQRIASDMQNKVGDAIRNSPAQEIEKNVRAMMNQGFQKMDLVTREEFELQSKVLTKTREKLEALEAKVAALEKQ; via the coding sequence ATGCAAAAACCAGGCGAAATCCTCGAGCAAATCCAGCGTATCGCAAGCGATATGCAAAACAAAGTGGGGGATGCGATCCGTAATTCGCCTGCTCAAGAGATTGAAAAGAATGTTCGCGCCATGATGAATCAAGGATTTCAGAAAATGGACTTGGTTACGCGCGAAGAGTTTGAACTGCAAAGCAAAGTGCTTACTAAGACGCGTGAAAAATTAGAGGCGCTTGAGGCTAAGGTAGCTGCACTTGAAAAACAGTAG
- the lipA gene encoding lipoyl synthase produces MTTNKTDTTPSIEARQDLNYDASRKQKSSEKTARIPIKIIPLSEVLKKPDWIRVKAASNNSRFAEIKKILRENELVTVCEEASCPNIGECFGKGTATFMIMGDKCTRRCPFCDVGHGRPDPLDIKEPVNLARTIAALKLNYVVITSVDRDDLRDGGAMHYVDCISQSRALSPNTRIEVLVPDFRGRLDKALDIFAEHAPSGLPDVMNHNLETVPRLYKQARPGADYLHSLKLLKDFKERFPHIPTKSGLMVGLGETDDEILEVMRDMREHNIDMLTIGQYLAPSGHHLPVTRYVHPDVFKMFEEKAYEMGFSHAAVGAMVRSSYHADQQAHGAGVV; encoded by the coding sequence ATGACAACCAATAAGACCGACACCACCCCATCAATTGAGGCGCGACAAGACCTCAATTACGACGCATCTCGTAAACAGAAATCGAGTGAGAAGACCGCCCGTATTCCGATCAAAATTATTCCTCTATCAGAGGTATTAAAAAAGCCAGATTGGATTCGCGTAAAAGCGGCCTCTAATAATTCTCGCTTTGCTGAAATCAAAAAGATTTTGCGCGAGAACGAATTGGTAACAGTTTGCGAAGAAGCGAGCTGCCCTAATATTGGTGAATGTTTTGGTAAAGGCACTGCGACCTTCATGATCATGGGTGATAAGTGCACACGCCGTTGCCCATTCTGTGATGTGGGTCACGGTAGACCAGACCCACTCGATATCAAAGAGCCTGTCAATTTAGCTCGTACTATTGCCGCACTCAAGCTCAACTATGTGGTGATTACCAGCGTGGATCGCGATGATCTGCGTGATGGTGGTGCGATGCATTATGTTGATTGCATCTCTCAATCGCGTGCTCTTTCGCCTAACACTCGTATTGAAGTGTTGGTTCCAGATTTTCGTGGCCGTCTTGATAAGGCATTAGATATTTTTGCTGAGCATGCACCAAGTGGTTTGCCTGATGTCATGAATCACAATTTAGAAACCGTTCCACGTTTGTATAAACAAGCTAGGCCTGGAGCAGATTACTTACATTCTTTAAAGTTGTTAAAAGACTTTAAAGAGCGCTTTCCTCATATTCCCACTAAAAGTGGTTTGATGGTTGGTCTTGGTGAAACAGATGATGAGATCTTAGAAGTCATGCGTGATATGCGTGAGCACAATATCGATATGCTCACCATCGGTCAGTATCTGGCCCCATCTGGCCATCATTTGCCTGTTACTCGCTATGTTCATCCGGACGTCTTTAAGATGTTTGAGGAAAAAGCTTATGAAATGGGCTTCTCCCATGCAGCTGTGGGAGCCATGGTGCGTTCAAGCTATCACGCAGATCAACAAGCACATGGAGCAGGGGTTGTTTAG
- the lipB gene encoding lipoyl(octanoyl) transferase LipB, whose translation MSALVKQLSLADYVATYEAMQVFTKERTSETPDEIWVLEHYPVFTLGLAGDAANLHSPSKDIPLVQVDRGGEITYHGPGQIVVYLLLDLKRLGIFVKELVSRIEQALIDTLADFGIHAERHPGAPGIYVSERVGVPPEWVGAKIAALGLKVSKSCSYHGLALNVATDLEAFRRIHPCGYEGLKTVNMQTLGIKDNIDTISQRLLQHLQKQLMPS comes from the coding sequence ATGTCAGCTTTAGTAAAACAACTTAGTTTGGCAGATTACGTAGCCACTTATGAGGCAATGCAAGTGTTTACTAAAGAGCGAACTAGCGAAACACCCGATGAGATTTGGGTTTTAGAGCACTATCCAGTGTTTACTCTGGGTCTCGCTGGCGATGCTGCTAACTTACATTCGCCGAGCAAGGACATCCCGCTTGTGCAAGTGGATCGAGGTGGGGAGATTACGTATCACGGACCAGGTCAAATTGTTGTTTACCTTTTGCTTGATCTCAAGCGTTTGGGAATTTTTGTAAAAGAATTAGTCTCCCGAATTGAGCAGGCCCTCATTGATACCTTGGCAGACTTTGGTATTCATGCTGAAAGACATCCCGGCGCCCCTGGAATTTATGTCTCTGAGCGGGTGGGAGTACCCCCTGAGTGGGTTGGCGCCAAGATTGCTGCATTAGGTCTAAAGGTCTCTAAAAGCTGCTCCTATCATGGCCTAGCCCTGAATGTGGCTACTGATCTAGAGGCATTTAGGCGCATCCACCCTTGTGGTTATGAGGGTTTAAAGACAGTCAATATGCAAACCCTTGGGATCAAGGACAATATAGACACTATTAGCCAAAGGCTTTTGCAGCATTTACAAAAGCAACTGATGCCATCATGA
- a CDS encoding YbeD family protein — MAEKKSLIEYPSLFPIKVMGKSNPEYLPAIVHIAKQFDPTFDESQVEQRPSKDGNYLGITLPITATSREQLDELYRTLSTHPLVSVVL; from the coding sequence ATGGCCGAAAAAAAATCATTAATCGAGTACCCATCACTGTTTCCTATCAAGGTCATGGGTAAATCAAATCCAGAATATCTTCCTGCGATAGTGCACATCGCTAAACAATTTGATCCAACGTTTGACGAGAGTCAAGTTGAGCAGCGCCCGTCTAAGGATGGAAATTATCTTGGGATTACTTTGCCGATTACCGCTACTAGTCGTGAACAGTTAGACGAGTTGTATAGAACACTGTCTACCCATCCTCTGGTTAGCGTAGTTCTGTAA
- a CDS encoding alpha/beta hydrolase produces MNSRTKVIHIEGIVGSMEMSIDLPDELKNDPTFAVRGLALVAHPHPLMGGTMDNKVAQTMARAFNQLGYVSVRPNFRGVGGTEGVHDDGVGELEDLLHVTDWMQTPSSWGASEVTANQSWVANANTLPLVISGFSFGSFVGSHLVQRLIDLGRPAERLVMVGSAAGKWTLAQVPADTILIHGELDETIPLIDVLDWARPQELTVQVVPGADHFFHRRLHCIRNIITGAWLGMPDHRK; encoded by the coding sequence ATGAATAGCCGTACAAAAGTAATTCATATTGAAGGTATTGTTGGATCAATGGAGATGTCCATAGATCTTCCAGATGAATTAAAAAATGATCCCACATTTGCAGTGCGTGGTTTAGCTCTTGTCGCACACCCACATCCATTGATGGGTGGAACTATGGACAATAAAGTTGCTCAGACTATGGCGCGTGCTTTTAATCAGCTGGGTTACGTTAGTGTGCGTCCAAACTTTCGTGGTGTAGGCGGGACCGAAGGCGTTCATGATGATGGCGTTGGCGAGCTAGAAGATTTGCTTCATGTAACAGATTGGATGCAAACACCATCTAGCTGGGGAGCATCTGAGGTAACTGCCAACCAATCCTGGGTTGCGAATGCCAACACTTTGCCTTTAGTAATTTCAGGTTTCTCTTTTGGAAGTTTTGTTGGCAGCCATTTAGTGCAAAGACTGATTGATCTGGGGCGCCCAGCTGAGCGCCTAGTAATGGTGGGTAGCGCAGCTGGTAAATGGACCTTAGCCCAAGTCCCCGCTGATACCATTTTGATACACGGCGAATTAGATGAAACCATTCCTTTGATTGATGTACTGGATTGGGCGCGTCCACAAGAACTCACTGTGCAAGTAGTTCCTGGCGCCGACCATTTTTTCCATCGTCGCTTACATTGCATTCGCAATATTATTACCGGCGCCTGGTTAGGTATGCCGGATCACCGTAAATAA
- a CDS encoding (2Fe-2S) ferredoxin domain-containing protein, whose protein sequence is MTFSHHLFFCLNQRSNGEECCDQHNAFALFDYAKKRVKELGLAGPGKIRVNKAGCLDRCADGPVMVIYPEGIWYTFVDVEDIEEIIQSHLVQGRPVERLQLVK, encoded by the coding sequence ATGACTTTTTCACATCACCTATTCTTTTGTTTAAATCAGCGTAGTAATGGCGAAGAATGCTGTGATCAGCACAATGCCTTTGCCTTATTTGATTACGCCAAAAAGAGAGTCAAAGAGCTTGGTCTTGCGGGCCCAGGAAAGATTCGCGTGAATAAAGCCGGTTGCTTAGACCGATGCGCAGATGGACCTGTGATGGTCATCTATCCAGAGGGCATTTGGTATACCTTTGTTGATGTAGAAGATATTGAAGAAATTATCCAATCCCATTTAGTTCAAGGGCGCCCAGTAGAGCGCTTGCAATTAGTTAAGTGA
- a CDS encoding VanZ family protein, with translation MDQKDQRPRKLAWPLQAMPLARAMSLSYALLILYVSLNPFDFDFQNGIAAWAWLDAPLPRFITLFDVSANILAYIPFGFLVMFAAYPRWRNFVALGIALSLSAVLALGVETLQSWLPTRIPSQMDWWANILGGLLGGLLAIPLGPQWLSGSAIRRRFDQWFGLNWSACALFLLFPWSQIYPQSSWLGTGVWGHAIFGSVDWGTLVINHVIQEAVITSLCWLGIALLLSLGLRAKAPQWRILNGLLGLTVVIKILFTALQFGAEFSLIWLTAGALWGMVIGGVLLKWALRLDVGAKFWIALICLLGTTIAVNVLPDNPYFILTLRHWYQGRLLHFNELMQWVSVVWLPLALIWMIRGAMDFKPKH, from the coding sequence ATGGATCAAAAAGATCAGCGTCCCCGAAAGTTGGCATGGCCTCTGCAGGCTATGCCATTGGCTAGGGCTATGAGCTTAAGTTACGCACTTTTAATCCTCTACGTCAGCCTTAACCCCTTCGATTTTGACTTTCAGAACGGCATAGCTGCATGGGCTTGGCTAGATGCCCCTTTGCCACGTTTTATTACTTTGTTTGATGTATCAGCCAATATTCTGGCTTATATTCCATTTGGATTTTTGGTGATGTTTGCTGCTTATCCGAGGTGGCGTAACTTTGTGGCACTTGGAATTGCCTTGAGTCTGAGCGCGGTTCTAGCGCTGGGCGTAGAGACTTTGCAATCCTGGTTGCCCACACGCATCCCCAGTCAAATGGATTGGTGGGCCAATATATTAGGTGGCTTATTAGGTGGCTTATTGGCCATCCCCCTTGGGCCACAGTGGCTATCAGGAAGCGCCATTCGTCGTCGCTTTGATCAATGGTTTGGGCTCAATTGGTCAGCATGCGCCTTATTCCTGTTATTTCCATGGTCACAGATTTATCCCCAAAGCTCATGGCTGGGTACTGGTGTATGGGGTCACGCTATCTTTGGATCCGTGGATTGGGGTACTTTAGTAATTAATCACGTCATTCAAGAGGCGGTCATCACATCACTGTGCTGGCTAGGCATTGCTTTATTACTATCGCTGGGGTTGCGTGCTAAGGCCCCACAGTGGCGAATTCTTAATGGGCTGCTTGGCCTCACAGTAGTCATTAAGATTTTATTTACAGCGCTTCAGTTTGGCGCGGAGTTTAGTTTGATCTGGCTCACGGCTGGTGCTCTCTGGGGAATGGTAATAGGAGGCGTCTTATTGAAATGGGCTTTACGGCTTGATGTGGGGGCTAAATTTTGGATTGCCTTGATTTGCTTGCTTGGCACCACAATTGCAGTCAATGTGTTGCCTGATAACCCCTATTTCATTCTGACTTTGAGGCATTGGTATCAGGGGCGCTTATTACACTTTAATGAGCTGATGCAATGGGTTTCGGTAGTATGGTTACCTCTGGCCCTCATTTGGATGATTCGAGGCGCTATGGACTTTAAACCGAAACATTGA
- a CDS encoding biotin--[acetyl-CoA-carboxylase] ligase: MTANCILERVTETKSTNDDLLARWRAGELIDPVARIAHKQTAGKGRAGRSWLANPEDSLCFSLAFPFKRTPAELSGLSLLVGLSVIDGIAQACDLSESELQAAGLHLKWPNDLLINNSKLGGILIEGGQAKAGDPTWMIIGIGINLRNAEAIAANLDNGLQVSALSQLTQSPPDIEYLWLKLIASLEFNLTEFDLRGFKPCRERWMRWDTYQDQPVCISGAGRDPIYGIAKGIDESGALLLLQNNKIITIHAGDVSLRIQS, translated from the coding sequence ATGACTGCAAATTGCATCCTTGAGCGAGTTACCGAGACCAAATCAACCAACGATGATCTTTTGGCGCGCTGGCGAGCTGGCGAGCTTATCGACCCAGTTGCTCGCATTGCCCATAAGCAAACCGCTGGCAAAGGAAGAGCAGGTCGATCATGGTTGGCTAATCCAGAGGACTCCCTCTGCTTTTCTCTCGCGTTTCCATTTAAAAGAACTCCTGCCGAACTGAGCGGCCTGAGCTTGTTAGTTGGCCTATCAGTTATTGACGGCATTGCGCAGGCCTGCGACCTGAGTGAGTCAGAACTTCAAGCAGCTGGTCTGCATTTGAAATGGCCTAATGACTTATTGATCAATAACAGCAAATTGGGCGGCATCCTCATTGAAGGTGGACAAGCAAAAGCGGGTGATCCAACCTGGATGATTATTGGGATCGGCATTAACTTACGCAATGCAGAAGCAATTGCAGCAAATCTAGATAATGGATTGCAAGTAAGTGCGCTCTCTCAGCTCACTCAATCCCCTCCCGATATTGAATACCTTTGGCTCAAATTGATTGCCTCTCTTGAATTTAATCTTACAGAATTTGATCTCCGTGGATTTAAGCCCTGTAGAGAACGGTGGATGAGGTGGGATACCTACCAAGATCAGCCTGTGTGTATTTCGGGGGCTGGCAGAGATCCTATTTACGGCATTGCAAAAGGTATAGATGAATCTGGAGCATTACTTTTGCTACAAAATAACAAAATAATCACCATTCATGCCGGTGATGTTTCATTACGGATTCAATCATGA
- a CDS encoding type III pantothenate kinase: MSLYLFFDVGNTRLKWAAVESTQNPSAQQKKLWAYSGSISSKSLQSAEHRAELADYISKTLPKPAVIGFSCVAGEEALANLKSLFPQWSDLEWQQLKGDSTYTGMRSLYQDSSKLGADRWAALIGARALSNKNTLIVNAGTATTIDVLGSNGVHYGGWILPGLALMQVSLANNTAQLDLATRSEHHGFGTCTNDAIIGGCDAAQIGAILHAMQQAKEINIPIEKIWIDGGNAKLLAKEITQTNLPAQQMVEVTEGLVLRGIWAWLLQNP, from the coding sequence ATGAGCCTCTATTTATTTTTTGATGTTGGTAATACACGCCTCAAATGGGCTGCTGTGGAATCCACTCAAAATCCAAGCGCGCAACAAAAAAAATTATGGGCTTATTCAGGATCCATTAGTAGCAAGTCATTGCAGTCTGCAGAACATCGAGCTGAGTTGGCTGACTACATCTCCAAAACATTACCAAAGCCTGCAGTCATTGGATTTAGCTGTGTAGCCGGGGAAGAGGCGCTTGCCAATCTCAAATCACTATTTCCACAATGGAGTGATCTTGAATGGCAACAATTAAAGGGTGATAGCACTTACACAGGGATGCGCAGTCTTTATCAAGATTCCAGTAAGTTAGGCGCTGATCGCTGGGCTGCCCTGATTGGTGCCCGCGCACTCTCAAACAAAAACACCTTAATTGTGAATGCTGGTACAGCTACAACCATCGATGTACTGGGGTCTAACGGCGTACATTACGGCGGCTGGATCTTACCTGGACTTGCATTAATGCAGGTCAGCTTGGCAAACAATACTGCGCAACTAGATTTAGCGACACGCTCAGAGCACCATGGTTTTGGCACATGCACTAATGACGCCATTATTGGGGGTTGTGACGCAGCACAAATTGGTGCAATTCTGCATGCCATGCAACAGGCAAAAGAAATAAATATCCCGATTGAAAAAATTTGGATTGATGGCGGGAATGCCAAGCTATTAGCAAAAGAAATTACACAAACGAATTTACCAGCTCAGCAAATGGTTGAAGTAACAGAGGGACTGGTACTGCGCGGTATCTGGGCGTGGTTGCTGCAAAACCCTTAA
- the rfaE2 gene encoding D-glycero-beta-D-manno-heptose 1-phosphate adenylyltransferase, which yields MTDIRPPSFEAKVCSPEQLADRLASLPRPLVFTNGVFDILHRGHASYLAQARALGASLVVGVNSDASVKMLGKGDDRPINSEADRQALLAALESVDMAVLFTEQTPVNLIEKIRPDIYVKGGDYEIDTLAETHLVKSWGGKAVAIPFLYERSTTTLLGKIRS from the coding sequence ATGACTGATATTCGCCCACCCTCTTTCGAAGCTAAAGTTTGTTCACCGGAGCAGCTTGCTGATCGTTTAGCAAGCCTTCCTAGGCCATTGGTATTTACCAATGGAGTTTTTGATATCTTGCACCGAGGCCATGCTAGTTATTTAGCTCAGGCACGTGCCTTGGGCGCTAGTTTGGTAGTGGGTGTTAACTCAGATGCCTCAGTCAAGATGTTGGGGAAGGGTGATGACAGGCCAATTAACTCTGAGGCTGATCGTCAGGCTTTATTAGCTGCACTGGAAAGTGTAGACATGGCAGTGTTGTTTACCGAGCAAACCCCAGTGAACCTCATTGAAAAAATTCGCCCTGATATTTATGTCAAGGGAGGGGATTACGAAATTGATACCTTAGCCGAAACACATTTAGTGAAAAGCTGGGGTGGCAAAGCAGTGGCGATTCCGTTTTTGTATGAGAGATCAACAACAACTTTGTTAGGCAAGATTCGCTCTTAA
- a CDS encoding glutathione peroxidase — protein sequence MASTSELKGRNMHRYLINCLFGLFAFFSGFQLANAAPSCSPLLSHTFPRLQDEAPQNLCQYQGKVILVVNTASFCGFTSQYEGLEKLYAKYKDQGFVVLGFPSNDFGQQEPGSNKEIADFCKNTYDVKFPMFAKSTVSGNNPNPLFKMLIAKTGTTPKWNFYKYLIDRNGNVIDSFGSMTKPSSSSITSQIEKLLGEKAQ from the coding sequence TTGGCCTCTACTAGTGAATTAAAAGGGCGCAATATGCACCGCTATCTCATAAATTGCCTATTTGGCTTATTTGCATTCTTTTCTGGATTTCAGCTTGCCAACGCGGCACCTAGCTGCAGTCCCCTGCTATCACATACATTTCCGCGTCTTCAGGATGAAGCGCCACAAAATCTTTGCCAATATCAAGGCAAAGTTATTCTGGTCGTTAACACTGCGAGTTTCTGCGGCTTTACGAGTCAATACGAAGGTCTTGAGAAGCTCTATGCTAAATACAAAGATCAGGGATTTGTAGTGCTGGGCTTTCCATCCAATGACTTTGGGCAACAAGAACCCGGCAGCAATAAAGAGATTGCAGATTTCTGTAAAAATACGTATGACGTGAAATTTCCGATGTTTGCAAAAAGTACAGTTTCAGGCAACAACCCGAATCCTTTATTTAAGATGTTGATTGCCAAAACCGGCACAACTCCGAAATGGAATTTTTATAAATATTTAATTGACCGCAATGGCAATGTGATTGACTCCTTTGGAAGCATGACTAAACCAAGCAGCAGCAGCATTACAAGTCAAATTGAAAAGCTTTTAGGAGAGAAGGCTCAGTGA